The genomic region CTTTTTTAACACGGCTAAAACGGATTTTGGGTTTATATTCACCAGCTTCTATTTTTTTCACTTCGTCTTCACCATGAAGGTAAGCCAGGTCGCAGTTTATAACACCATCAATCTGAGTAATATGATCAACAATTTTTTCCATCTCTTCCGAGGTATTAGTGTCCAGGACAATGATAATATGACCTTTCTCGTCGTGGCCGTAAATAGTAAGACCAGAAAAAGAGGCCAATGAGTCAAGAACTTTATCTTTTTCACCCGGGACTACATGGACCACAAAACCACCTATAGGCATTTCAGCACCTCGTTAACTAAAAGGCCCCGCTTAAAGCGGGGCTTTATTTTACATCTTGTGTCCTACCACATAAGGTTTTAAAGGCTTAGGACCGGAAATCCTTTTGATGCGACAAGCACAAATCTTAAACTCTGGTTCTTTTGAACCCGGGTCAAAAGCATCTTTGGTAACCCGGTTAATCATACGTTCTTCATACATATCATGCCAGTAAACAAAAACCATACCTTCCATGGGGCCTTCATAAACTTTGGCTGGAAGTATATTTCGTCCACGCCTGGTTTCTACCAGAACCATATCTCCAGGGTTAATACCCAGTCGCTTGGCGTCTTTGGGATTAATTTCCACAAAGGCATATGGATTGGCCCTTAACAATTCTTTGATGCGACCAGTCATACTGGTGGTATGCCAGTGATCAATAATACGCCCGGTAGAGAGATAGAAAGGATACTCAGCGTCTGGTTCTTCAGCGGCACCTTTATAAGGCCTTAGCCAAATCCAAAGCTTATGGTCTTTATGGGCTGGGCCATAGAACTGATATGGCTTTTCGTCAACAGCATGTTCATCGGCTAAGGGGTCAAGGCCGCGTACAAATTTTTTGTAAGTGCCGCCTTTTAGAGCCCATTCTTTAGTAGGAGCAGGCCACTGCACACCGTCAGGCCTCTGCATGAGTACTTCATAAGTAGCCCCACGCAGGTCATTATCACGGCCAGCGGTAAGCTTCTGGGTGTATTCGTCCCAAATAGCCTTTGGTAAGGCAAAACCTTCCTCAAGACCTATAAACGGTTCTACTGTCTTTTTGATAACAGGATCATTTAGTTTTTCCGCAAGTTTTAAAGCCCATTCACGCACAATCCATACTTCAGGCTTAGCTTCTCCCGGAGGATCAATGGTCTTAACTGTGATTTGCGAACGGCGTTCGGTACATCCGTAAACTCCTGTCTTTTCAAAGTGAAAAGCGGTGGGCAATACCAGATTGGCAAGCTCTGTGGTCTTGGTGGGAAATATATCCGTTACTACCATAAAAACATCTTCGCGGGCCATGCCTTTACGATACTTGTCAACGTCAGGTAGGCTCTGAGCCGGACTGGTGCAGTTTATCCATATGGCTTTGATTTTACCTTCGTTTACAGCTTTAAACATGGCGATAGTGTGGTAGCCGGGTTTGGCAGGAATTCTACCGCGTGGTACTCCCCAAAGATCTTCTACCTGATGGCGCAATTTATCTACTTTAACCGGACGATGCCCAGGAAGGATATGGCATAGTCCACCACCTTCACGTACTCCACCACAGGCATTAGGCTGGCCGGTAAGAGAAAAACTATCAGCTCCTGGACGACAAAGTTGGCCAGTAAGCAGATGGAGATTATGAACCAGATTATTGGCCCAAACCCCGCGGATACGCTGGTTAAGCCCCATAGTCCAAAAACTCATAGTGGCGGGAGAAGTAGCAAATTTGCGGGCTACTAAACGGATAATCTCAGGAGTTATATTTCCACCACAGATTTCGGCTGCTCGTTCAGGGGTATAAGCGGCCAAGAATTTTTTGTATTCTTCAAATGAGACTTTTTTCTTGTTTTTCCCTACTCTAAAGACACAGTAATTTTTAATGAAGTTTTCGTCATAGAGTTTTTCTTCAACAATTACATAGGCCATGGCGTTTAGAAGAGCCAAGTCCGTGCCTGGCTTGAACTGAAGATGGATATCGGCAATACGAGAGGTAGGTGATACACGCGGGTCAGCATTGATAACGAAAACTTTTTGGGGATTATCAAGTTTGCGGCGCATCACCCGACGGAAAAGTACAGGATGGGCCTCAGCCATATTACTTCCAATGATAAAGAAACAAAAGGCTTGTTCAATGTCGGCATAAGAACCAATGGGCTCATCAGCTCCAAAAGAGGTTAGATAGCCGCCTACGGCACTGGCCATACAAAGACGGGGGTTGCCTTCTACATTATTGGTCCGAAGACCAGCTCGCATGACTTTCTGAAAAAGATAGGTCTCTTCAGTCAAGGCCTGACCAGAGCCATAATAAGCTACCGAATTAGGCCCATAGTTTTTAACTGCCTGGGCAAACTTTTCAGCGGCAATATCTAAGGCTTCTTCCCAAGAAATTTCGCGGAACTTTTCCTTTTTACTAGCTCGATAAAGTGGTTTTTTAAGACGCTCAGGATGATTCATAATTTGATAAAAAAGCATACCCTTCATACATAGAAAGCCGAAATTAGTACGTGATTGGGGCACTCCTCTTATGGCTACGGGTTTCCCATTTTTAAGACCAAGCTCTACGCGGCAGCCCACTCCGCAAAAACGGCAAACTCCACGAACCCATTTATCAGCATCCGCTGCTTGTGCTTCCTGGTCTAAAACAAAGGGAAGCTTCATACCCACCAAGGAAGCAGCGGTTAAAGCGGCCGTTCTTTTTAAAAATTCTCTTCTAGTAAGGGCCATAAAAACACCTCCTTAAAAATTACTTATGTACACTAAATTTGTGGGCCGGATGGCACTGTGTACAAGATTTGTCTTTAGGGGCTGTCTGTACCTGTTTAGCATGACAAGGCATACATCTAGCCGGCTCCGGACGCACTTCAAAATTCTCAAAAGTACCGTGACACTGATAACATTTGACGTTGTCAAGCCCATGGACAGAGTTAAACCACTCGTCGTAGATATCAGGGGTTTCCTCTTTATGACAGCTAGCACATGGCATCAATTTTTCTTGTTCCGTAAGGGGAGGATGACCTGATACCTGTTTTACCGGTACTCCTCCTTCCACAGGGGCTTGGCCTTTTGGAGCACAAGCAACTACTATCCCCCCAGCCAAAAATACACTCAATAAAAATAGTCGTAACCTCACCGGACACCTCCTTACAATTAAAAAATTGCTCTAAAAATTTTATATACTAACCAAAAGTAAAAAGGTGGTTATTTTTGTAACAAAATTGTAACTAAACAATTATTAATTTGAATCATGAGCCTTTAACCTTGATTCCCATTTAAACAGGAATAAAGGTTGCTTAAAATAGCTTTCGTAATTAACGGAATTTTTTTAAATTAATGAGACTGATTTTGTAAAAATATACGAGCTTTCTTCGGAGGCATAATCATTATAGGGCTTCACCTCTTAAAACCAATAAAACACTAGCTCGCTTTAACGCACAAACCCTTGCCTTAACCCAGGTGGGTTTGGGGGCAAGGATCCAATGCTTTACCGGGGATTAGGGGGTTTGTTTAATTATACCTTGCTGGTAGTCTTTCCTTGTGTTAATTGAAAAGAGTTTGCAATAAAATGCATGGTGTTATTGTAAAAACTGCAAGGGATTACCTTTGGCTAGTTCAATTTATAAACACCACATAGTTTAGGAGAGGAATGTTTATGTCCGAAGAGATAAAAATAGCTCTTGCCGGAAACCCTAACGCTGGAAAAACTACTATATTTAACGCCCTTACCGGAGCCAAACAAAAAGTAGGAAATTATCCAGGGGTTACCGTTGAAAGAAAAGAAGGTTTTCTTCGCTTAAACGGCTATTTTATAAGGGTAGTAGACCTCCCTGGTACTTATTCGCTTACCTCTTATTCTCCAGAAGAAGTGGTAGCCCGACGAGTAATTGTAGAAG from Thermodesulfatator indicus DSM 15286 harbors:
- a CDS encoding chaperone NapD, which codes for MPIGGFVVHVVPGEKDKVLDSLASFSGLTIYGHDEKGHIIIVLDTNTSEEMEKIVDHITQIDGVINCDLAYLHGEDEVKKIEAGEYKPKIRFSRVKKDS
- a CDS encoding cytochrome c3 family protein, producing MRLRLFLLSVFLAGGIVVACAPKGQAPVEGGVPVKQVSGHPPLTEQEKLMPCASCHKEETPDIYDEWFNSVHGLDNVKCYQCHGTFENFEVRPEPARCMPCHAKQVQTAPKDKSCTQCHPAHKFSVHK
- a CDS encoding molybdopterin oxidoreductase family protein, giving the protein MALTRREFLKRTAALTAASLVGMKLPFVLDQEAQAADADKWVRGVCRFCGVGCRVELGLKNGKPVAIRGVPQSRTNFGFLCMKGMLFYQIMNHPERLKKPLYRASKKEKFREISWEEALDIAAEKFAQAVKNYGPNSVAYYGSGQALTEETYLFQKVMRAGLRTNNVEGNPRLCMASAVGGYLTSFGADEPIGSYADIEQAFCFFIIGSNMAEAHPVLFRRVMRRKLDNPQKVFVINADPRVSPTSRIADIHLQFKPGTDLALLNAMAYVIVEEKLYDENFIKNYCVFRVGKNKKKVSFEEYKKFLAAYTPERAAEICGGNITPEIIRLVARKFATSPATMSFWTMGLNQRIRGVWANNLVHNLHLLTGQLCRPGADSFSLTGQPNACGGVREGGGLCHILPGHRPVKVDKLRHQVEDLWGVPRGRIPAKPGYHTIAMFKAVNEGKIKAIWINCTSPAQSLPDVDKYRKGMAREDVFMVVTDIFPTKTTELANLVLPTAFHFEKTGVYGCTERRSQITVKTIDPPGEAKPEVWIVREWALKLAEKLNDPVIKKTVEPFIGLEEGFALPKAIWDEYTQKLTAGRDNDLRGATYEVLMQRPDGVQWPAPTKEWALKGGTYKKFVRGLDPLADEHAVDEKPYQFYGPAHKDHKLWIWLRPYKGAAEEPDAEYPFYLSTGRIIDHWHTTSMTGRIKELLRANPYAFVEINPKDAKRLGINPGDMVLVETRRGRNILPAKVYEGPMEGMVFVYWHDMYEERMINRVTKDAFDPGSKEPEFKICACRIKRISGPKPLKPYVVGHKM